CATTTGACCATAATTTGCCGAATTTTGACACTTGACCATGGTTTTGCCAAAATGTGCTACTTCTGAGTATAGGCTTGCTAATTGTCAACACTTTACCGTGCATAACGTTGCCgaaatttgaaaattgaccaCAGATTTGCCCAATTGCTACCTGGGTTTGGTCGAAATTTGGAATTGGCAGATCGTTTTGCCGAATTGTAACACAATTATTTAACACACAGCCATTTGCTAAAATTTGACACTTGCCGAATGCCTGCAAGTTGATCATAGCATTTGCCCAATTTTGGCACTTGACTACAGTTTTGCCGAAATGTTCCCAAAAATGGACACTTTATAAACTATAAGTGTTGTGATATATCCATTATTCATACCTGCTTCCCTGCCATAATAATGTGTAAGCGTCCCAATTGAGTGTCCATACCCAAAGCTACGGGTTTCCAGCAGATTATATTTGGCAAATATTTCATTTAATTCTAAAGCTATATCTTGGCACTTGACTCCCGCTTTGATGAGCTGTATTCCTTTACGATGGATTTCACAATTGATATTCCATAGACGTAGATGTTCATCTGGCACATGGTCGAGAAAAGCTGTACGCTCTAACGCTGCGTAGTACCTAAAATTAAACGAACACAGTAGATTACTGTTAGTACGACGTTTTGCgcgcggtttttttttttttttttttttttttgtattccgCGGCAAAATGCTGCTGCGTTCGTCGCAACGGGAAAACGTAAACCGTGACCGTCGAACTATTATATTATAACACGGACCCTATAGATTTAACACACGTTTACCACTTTTGATCATGTAAATGCTTATAATTATAATCAAATCTCGGCACTATACACATAATGTCACTTAACATACCAACTTGGCGCTATTTATGTTACTATACCGATATACATTTGTACACTTGCCGCAAGTTCGCAGTAGGTTAACGAAAACTAAAATACATTTCTCGTCGGCATTTGGACGGATCCGAACGCTGGTCACAGATGTGCATGTGTCGAAAAAGAACACAATACTATTGTCAAATCACCGTGACTAATTGCCAATATTTGACACGCATCCTGTTGTTTTGCTAATCTTTGAGTTTGAGGGATAACTCTGCCGAAAGTTTCGGCATTTGGGCATTGATTTTATATTAACTTTTATTAATAATGCCAGAATGACATTGGTCTTCAATAAGGTATCTTGGTTGACATTGATGAAGCTTTAGGGTTTAGACCTTTAAACAGATATTCCTCTACCTTGTTGACCAACAAATGACCAATAAAACTAAGAATTTACCTACCCTGATACAATAGGGAATAGGTTCATGATACATATGTCTCCTTTTTGTAACCGTCTTGTGGTTACCGGATTGTGAGCACCATCCGTATTGACAGGTCCCGTCTGCCACCACGCCcatgctgaaataaaattaataGAATCATGAGAATTTGCATAACTTCATGCTACATTTCGTAAGTTGGCAGTCTAATTTGACATGCAGTTGGTCACATATTTGCCGAAATATGGCAGTTGGCCATATATTTGTCGAAATTTGACATCCTCACAAAGAATCTCCAACATTAGACAAGTGTGCATAGATTTGCCGAAGTGTGTCGACACTTGATCATATGACACTTGACCATATAGTCACCGAACACTTGGCTATAGATTTGTCGAAATTTGACAGTTGGTCATAATTAGACATGTGACCATGACCACGTATGACGACACTTGACCATAGGTTCACCAAATTTTGACATATGGCCATGGATTTGCCCAAAGAACTGCCAACATTACTTTACATTAGACATGTGTTCATATATTTGCCAAAGTGTGAAAAACTTGACCATAAGTCCACCGAAATATGACACTTACTTGATCATAGATTTGGCATAATTTAACAGATGGTCATAGAATTTGCGAAAATTGACAATCTCACACAGGATTGCCAACATTAAACATGTGTCCATAGATTTGCCAAAGTGCCGACACTTGACCATATATTCACCGAAGTTTAACACTTGGCCAAAGATTTGCCGAAATTTGACAGTTGGTCATAGATTTACCGAAATTTGACACTTTCACAAAGAATTATAAACATTAGACATTGACCATATATTTGCCACAGTGTGCCGACACTTAATCATAGATTCACCGAAATGTGACATTTTGTCATAGAATTGCCGAAAATTGACACTTTCATAAAGATTTGTAAACATTTGACATCTGACCATAAATTTGACACAGTGCACCGACACTTTACCAGAGATTCACCGCAATGTGACATTTTGCCATAGATTTGCCGAAATTTGACAGTTGGTCATATATTTGCCGAAAGTTGACACTCGCCCAAATAATTGCCAACGTGCGCCGACACTATACCATAAATATTCACCAAAATTAGACATTTAAACATAGATTTACCAAAGTAGGCCGATACATGACCATGGATTTACCGAAATTTGGCACAGTTGCCCATGGATTTACCGAATTTGGACACTCGGTATAATTCCCAAAGTGTGACGACACTTGAGATATCTGCCGTAATGTGATCTTTCACAGATTAAACTGCAGAAGAAACGCATTTTGACAATAGTGACGATAGATTTGTTGAAATTGAcacatggtcacatatttgcCGCAGTTCGACGCtttgaaaattaaaacaaaagtcaCATGATTAACGACTCAAGCACATTGCTGTGTTAACTTACGGTACGTATTTAAACCGCCTAAATAAGGTTATGAAATAGCGTCCTTACTTTCAGCAATTTAAGATGCTTTAGTTCACTTCACGAATTATCTTTATTAAGATTTTGTGAAACTTGATTTTTGCCAGGGATTTTTGAGCGACTTTCTGCCGATTTCACACTATGACCGCACTTTCTCCAGTGACACGTGGTGTGTTCTCCAATAGTTactaccgtaaaaattcgatacAAAGCATATGTGTCTATTAATGAGTTACTCTGACAAGAACGAATTTTCAGGGTAATTTGTTACAGTTTTTCATTCCTTTTCTGTTCAATTACAAATTTACAAACTACaggtatttgtaaattaaaagaaacaaaataaaaaaagtttaaaaaactgccctaaaaattcgttcttgtccgagcaactccttaataggcacatatatatatatgcttATTAACGAATGTTTACGGTACACCACTATGGTAATTCTACTTACTATCTCTAAATTCGCTATTAGGATGTTTCCTTGCGATTTCTTCATTCATCTTATCAATGGCGTAGTCTCTCACCACATACTCCGGCACTCCTTCATCCATCGCTTCCACAATTGCTGCACCACCGACATCCGAAATAGCTGCAATAGACTTTATCAACGCAATCTCTTCATCAGACTTCTTAATTCGCTTCATCATAATCGGTTCTGCGATATCCACAATATCTCGATCAGGAACAGCTAGTTTAAACTTGTTCATGTTATCAACTGACATGGTATCAAACTCGCAGGCGACTTTACTACGACTTGGAGCAAGTTCTTGCGCGACTGCTCGCCAGAAGTTGTCCTTGTGCCAGTCGGTGTATACTACATTGTCGCAGATGTGAGCGCGACGCCATGGATGGCCCCAATCAACAAGAGCCGATATTGTGGTGACTTTGTCCATCGTGACGGCTAAGCCATACGGGCGTCCCATACTAAGGTAGAGAAAATCGGAATAGTAATTGATGTTATGGTAGGATGTGAACAGGACACCTTCTACACCATTGGTTTGCATGTAATCGCGTAGAGTTGCCAGTCGGTTGTCCATCTCTTGTTTGGAGAATGTCGGCTCAATCTGAAGACAACCAAACAATAATTGTAACaatataaacatctaaaaaaaaaagtaattaggCCTACCCcactttaaataatggcca
Above is a window of Amphiura filiformis chromosome 7, Afil_fr2py, whole genome shotgun sequence DNA encoding:
- the LOC140157284 gene encoding creatinase-like is translated as MATGSGMMLLPLFKALGRVNSLHVGLRKFRRTGLGAYCFTTRQYSYRPQKLESSVNGSTTSTAMAHLTKIENGQKIEPTFSKQEMDNRLATLRDYMQTNGVEGVLFTSYHNINYYSDFLYLSMGRPYGLAVTMDKVTTISALVDWGHPWRRAHICDNVVYTDWHKDNFWRAVAQELAPSRSKVACEFDTMSVDNMNKFKLAVPDRDIVDIAEPIMMKRIKKSDEEIALIKSIAAISDVGGAAIVEAMDEGVPEYVVRDYAIDKMNEEIARKHPNSEFRDTWAWWQTGPVNTDGAHNPVTTRRLQKGDICIMNLFPIVSGYYAALERTAFLDHVPDEHLRLWNINCEIHRKGIQLIKAGVKCQDIALELNEIFAKYNLLETRSFGYGHSIGTLTHYYGREAALELREDVETVLEPNMCITMEPMIVMPIGQPGEGGYREHNIHIVTETGNEDITGFPFGPEHLVVKK